A single genomic interval of Natronoarchaeum philippinense harbors:
- a CDS encoding helicase-related protein, giving the protein MSEEELRAGDTDAARQALDAAAVKDGSEDVDDALYEHLVEDEGGPLEFVRGIYAALRETPLRPVGLRGRLIDEAGLSESQAETVVANFMTIGEVSGILERRAHLFSWPLDGYYTCINCGTVYDTPQSSCTECGHHFVTKLSLCNECGEESLESWFCPNCERLAPHTVTSEEGRFEYFQRRECQCETIDGETPEMVRVYWRPYYECTDCGERQKIDHQHDCPDCDASMVLDDSMEKHVCTNPDCDGELTVEEAREPECHSCRSTALEPLADEDVQYCTECGEVYEDPEGQECTTDDCDGELTPKRFLGWTCSDPGCDEVYFGNPPASCSCNKRKLVRSALFDINMVDECQSCGHEFLPNGPHNCNCDDPEISRRAKGYGNFRMVDDNGRIREASNFSGGLPCYHEDRRETYAKNRRYDSMLRGPANAAVTSGRYLLRSLADRDDPSTFGESKMLSFADSQSDMKELERNFREPEESFFFDQLFVDSVSSEADESGWATLSDVVECGVDDAHQYEGQLVGKDGNAPQMYEHLTGYDQSVDEYLTEELLSRVFEGKYSQRYRSSQLSDEGLVDVRLDAGLDELSEGERELLVEAIGQNHHYEPNLVDELENGHDHLDSLVDRGILRRIEEEGSRFVMVDEDAVECAVVDNVTPTNYSPSQEEYATSLEVTLGLAPDDVIEFGTTIEDRSEFSHSHYSLTAQQVSTSDPMMLLARAYYGETDRDERRKLEYQFRQGRYPHFLSSGPAMELGVDIGDLNTLLLYGTPPNANSYLQRIGRAGRASGNSLIHSVSQRNPIDYYYHEHPEELIAADPQQVPLNEVNHEVLHQSLSWAVLDWAATTRWVPWRREQSGLEDLIVCGNEPVPRTEPRPNDVMTFTGVLSSTNFQVQSWNDDAPLEALRRLLDENRDEIERWLEDLLSFSVCSACGRKHAAGYGGECQRNDCDGVVESVLDKHGDIVEGILAGTEDKQSFEETIVDLYRDQQDDIYDDIDELDEEVSDLRREERNTRDRDEKRRLREQREQVERQLDQLNDYLDRLEDMDFGSYLNRESPAAFGLRSVGSSVDYQLVGEDFEHVSDGSRERRIALSELHPGAAYLYDSETYVVTQVYWEPLESARITDDLEDAAICPTCASEYDSDTSNCESCGTRLKPLVTQVPERVIAYQHDLPLSSTPSTQQLQPSTVYQNDTEPQSTYAPVETDAGDSFEATFSRDIVDENGTVHGQFEYGDVTLLASTSKYWATYKDGGADPLPNVFEMCGVDGCNGAIAKTGDSAYCTNNVEHPVDESEAVRPATKFSTKAARVRFDSEELEHGFAHGLRVALQYIGGVSVRQVPESIEDEGTLVYDSDEGGSGITVLLTQDDGEKFERAVELMREAFSPDESKCNCENGCPFCLYQYGCVEQNDPESFAKDELLDLLSHELHLEPRNDE; this is encoded by the coding sequence ATGAGCGAAGAGGAGTTACGTGCCGGGGACACCGATGCCGCGAGGCAAGCACTTGACGCCGCTGCCGTAAAGGATGGTAGTGAGGACGTTGATGATGCGCTCTACGAACATTTAGTCGAGGACGAAGGTGGGCCCCTTGAGTTCGTCCGCGGGATCTACGCGGCGCTCCGTGAGACCCCACTTCGGCCAGTCGGTCTTCGGGGCCGCCTGATCGACGAGGCTGGGCTTTCTGAGTCCCAGGCGGAGACAGTCGTAGCGAACTTCATGACTATCGGCGAGGTGTCGGGCATTCTCGAGCGCCGCGCCCACTTGTTCAGCTGGCCGCTCGACGGTTACTACACGTGTATTAACTGTGGGACAGTCTACGACACCCCGCAGTCGTCCTGTACTGAGTGCGGCCACCACTTCGTGACGAAACTCTCGTTGTGTAACGAGTGTGGTGAAGAGTCGCTTGAATCGTGGTTCTGTCCAAACTGTGAGCGCCTCGCACCTCATACCGTCACGTCGGAAGAAGGCCGTTTCGAGTATTTCCAACGGAGAGAATGTCAGTGTGAGACCATCGACGGCGAAACACCGGAGATGGTTCGAGTTTACTGGCGACCGTACTACGAGTGTACGGACTGTGGCGAGCGTCAGAAGATTGACCATCAGCATGACTGTCCCGACTGCGACGCCTCGATGGTCCTCGACGATTCGATGGAGAAGCACGTTTGCACCAACCCAGACTGTGACGGCGAACTCACGGTCGAGGAAGCACGGGAACCCGAATGTCATTCCTGCCGTTCCACTGCGTTAGAGCCGCTTGCAGACGAAGATGTTCAGTATTGCACCGAGTGTGGAGAAGTCTATGAAGATCCGGAGGGTCAGGAGTGCACTACGGACGACTGTGACGGCGAACTCACGCCCAAACGGTTCCTCGGATGGACGTGCAGCGACCCCGGGTGCGACGAAGTGTATTTCGGTAATCCACCCGCGTCGTGCAGTTGCAATAAACGGAAACTCGTTCGATCCGCGCTGTTCGACATCAACATGGTCGACGAGTGTCAGTCCTGCGGGCACGAGTTCCTTCCTAACGGTCCACACAACTGCAACTGCGACGATCCCGAGATTAGCCGCCGGGCGAAGGGCTACGGGAACTTTCGGATGGTAGACGATAACGGACGAATCAGGGAAGCGAGTAACTTCTCCGGCGGACTGCCGTGTTACCACGAAGATCGGCGAGAAACCTACGCGAAGAACCGGCGATACGACTCGATGCTCCGTGGTCCGGCCAATGCTGCTGTGACGAGCGGGCGCTATTTGTTGCGTTCACTGGCAGATCGCGACGATCCCAGTACCTTCGGAGAATCGAAGATGCTCTCGTTCGCGGACAGCCAGTCCGACATGAAGGAACTCGAGCGGAACTTCCGCGAACCCGAAGAGTCGTTCTTCTTCGACCAGTTGTTCGTAGATAGCGTCAGCTCGGAGGCCGACGAATCGGGTTGGGCAACACTGTCCGACGTCGTGGAGTGCGGAGTAGACGATGCACACCAGTACGAAGGGCAATTAGTCGGTAAGGACGGTAACGCCCCGCAGATGTACGAACATCTGACCGGCTACGACCAGTCGGTCGACGAATACCTGACAGAAGAATTGCTATCTCGCGTCTTTGAAGGTAAGTACAGTCAGCGTTACCGCAGTAGCCAGCTTAGCGACGAGGGGCTGGTCGACGTTCGGCTGGACGCCGGACTTGACGAGCTCAGCGAGGGCGAGCGTGAGTTACTCGTAGAGGCAATCGGTCAGAACCACCATTATGAGCCGAATCTGGTGGACGAGCTCGAGAACGGACACGACCATCTCGACTCCCTCGTCGATCGCGGTATTCTACGTCGCATCGAAGAGGAGGGGAGTCGGTTCGTCATGGTCGACGAAGATGCGGTCGAATGTGCGGTCGTCGACAACGTGACGCCGACGAACTACAGTCCGAGCCAAGAGGAATACGCGACCTCGCTCGAAGTCACTCTAGGGCTCGCACCGGATGATGTCATCGAGTTCGGAACGACGATAGAGGACCGGTCGGAGTTCTCTCACTCCCACTACTCCCTGACTGCTCAACAGGTTTCGACGTCCGACCCGATGATGTTGCTCGCGCGGGCATACTACGGTGAGACCGATCGCGACGAGCGGCGAAAACTGGAGTACCAGTTCCGACAGGGGCGGTATCCACACTTCCTCTCGTCCGGGCCGGCGATGGAGTTAGGTGTCGACATCGGCGACCTCAACACGCTCCTCCTGTACGGGACCCCGCCGAACGCCAACTCGTACCTTCAGCGAATCGGACGTGCGGGTCGGGCTTCGGGCAATTCCCTCATTCACTCGGTCAGCCAGCGGAACCCCATCGATTACTACTACCACGAACACCCAGAGGAACTCATCGCGGCCGACCCCCAGCAGGTTCCGCTCAACGAGGTGAACCACGAAGTGCTCCACCAGTCGCTTTCGTGGGCCGTCCTCGACTGGGCTGCGACGACCCGATGGGTCCCATGGCGCCGCGAACAGAGCGGTCTCGAAGACCTCATCGTCTGTGGCAACGAGCCAGTACCGCGAACGGAGCCCCGACCGAACGACGTGATGACGTTCACCGGGGTGCTTTCGTCCACGAACTTCCAAGTCCAGAGTTGGAACGATGATGCTCCGCTCGAAGCACTTCGAAGACTCCTCGACGAGAACCGGGATGAAATCGAGCGGTGGTTGGAGGACCTCCTGTCGTTCAGCGTTTGTTCAGCGTGTGGCCGAAAGCACGCCGCTGGCTACGGCGGGGAGTGTCAGCGTAACGACTGTGACGGTGTCGTCGAGTCGGTTCTCGATAAGCATGGGGACATCGTCGAAGGGATCCTCGCCGGAACCGAGGACAAACAGAGCTTCGAAGAGACTATCGTCGATCTCTATCGCGACCAGCAAGACGACATCTACGACGACATCGATGAACTTGACGAGGAAGTAAGCGATCTACGGCGAGAAGAACGGAATACTCGCGACCGCGACGAAAAGCGCCGCCTACGAGAACAGCGAGAGCAGGTCGAGCGTCAACTCGACCAACTGAACGACTATCTCGACCGACTCGAGGACATGGACTTCGGTAGCTATCTGAACCGGGAGAGTCCTGCTGCGTTCGGATTGCGGTCGGTTGGTAGCTCGGTCGATTACCAACTCGTCGGTGAAGACTTCGAGCACGTCAGCGACGGGTCACGCGAGCGCCGCATCGCTCTCTCTGAACTCCATCCTGGCGCTGCGTATCTCTACGACAGCGAGACCTACGTCGTGACACAGGTGTACTGGGAGCCGCTGGAATCCGCACGCATCACTGACGACCTCGAAGATGCGGCTATTTGTCCGACGTGTGCTTCCGAGTACGATAGCGACACTTCCAACTGCGAGTCGTGCGGGACGCGACTGAAGCCGCTCGTCACTCAGGTCCCGGAGCGAGTGATCGCATATCAGCACGATCTCCCGCTCAGTTCGACGCCGAGTACCCAGCAACTTCAACCCTCGACGGTCTACCAGAACGATACGGAACCCCAGAGCACGTACGCTCCCGTCGAAACCGATGCCGGCGATTCGTTCGAGGCGACGTTCTCCCGGGACATCGTCGACGAAAACGGGACCGTCCACGGACAGTTCGAGTACGGAGACGTCACGCTACTCGCCTCGACGAGCAAATACTGGGCGACCTACAAGGACGGTGGAGCAGACCCGTTACCGAACGTGTTTGAGATGTGCGGTGTCGACGGATGTAACGGAGCAATCGCGAAAACCGGAGACTCGGCATACTGTACGAACAACGTCGAACATCCCGTCGATGAGAGCGAGGCTGTCCGGCCCGCAACGAAGTTCTCTACGAAGGCGGCCCGGGTACGCTTCGACAGCGAAGAACTCGAACACGGCTTCGCTCACGGCCTCCGAGTCGCACTCCAGTACATCGGCGGCGTTAGCGTCAGGCAGGTTCCAGAATCCATCGAGGACGAAGGAACACTAGTCTACGATTCCGACGAAGGCGGAAGCGGCATCACCGTGCTGCTAACTCAAGATGACGGAGAGAAATTCGAACGCGCCGTCGAACTCATGCGTGAGGCGTTTTCACCGGACGAGTCGAAGTGTAACTGCGAGAACGGATGTCCGTTCTGCCTCTACCAGTATGGGTGTGTAGAGCAGAACGACCCCGAATCGTTTGCAAAGGACGAACTGCTAGACCTGCTATCTCACGAGCTTCACCTCGAACCGAGGAACGATGAGTAA